A DNA window from Pseudomonas tohonis contains the following coding sequences:
- a CDS encoding chemotaxis protein CheB produces the protein MTEKTSARIAVIADTSLQRHVLQQALAGNGYQVVLNSDPARLDEETLSACEVDLWLVDLAQSDDSPLVDNLMERASAPVLFGEGHAPERHSENYPRWERRLFGKLKRLVGDPAVAVGPSLEALLAEAQRPARLDLPRALADTPLVAGEPARQVWLLAASLGGPAAVKAFLDALPGGLPIGFIYAQHIDPTFETALPQAVGRHSQWPVNLARPGDAVRAGEVVVVPISHELSFAEGGAMQVGDRPWPEPYSPSIDQVMLNLAQHYGAQCGVIAFSGMGSDGSAAAAYVRRQGAPIWTQRGDSCACASMPDSLREGGYSTFSADPRELAQALVNHLAEQCA, from the coding sequence ATGACTGAGAAAACCTCTGCGCGTATCGCCGTCATCGCCGACACCTCGCTGCAGCGCCATGTGCTGCAGCAGGCGCTGGCGGGCAACGGCTACCAGGTGGTGCTCAACAGCGATCCGGCCCGGCTGGACGAGGAAACCCTGAGCGCCTGTGAAGTGGACCTCTGGCTGGTGGACCTGGCGCAGTCGGATGACTCGCCCCTGGTCGACAACCTGATGGAGCGCGCCAGCGCACCGGTGCTGTTCGGCGAGGGGCACGCCCCCGAGCGGCATTCGGAGAACTACCCACGCTGGGAGCGCCGCCTGTTCGGCAAGCTCAAGCGCCTGGTCGGCGACCCGGCGGTGGCCGTCGGCCCCAGCCTCGAGGCACTGCTCGCCGAGGCCCAGCGCCCGGCGCGCCTGGACCTGCCCCGGGCCCTGGCCGACACGCCCCTGGTGGCGGGCGAGCCGGCGCGCCAGGTGTGGCTGCTGGCCGCCTCCCTCGGTGGCCCGGCGGCGGTGAAGGCATTCCTCGATGCCCTGCCCGGTGGCCTGCCCATCGGCTTCATCTACGCCCAGCACATCGACCCGACCTTCGAGACGGCGCTGCCCCAGGCCGTCGGCCGTCACAGCCAGTGGCCGGTCAACCTGGCCCGTCCCGGTGATGCGGTACGCGCCGGTGAAGTGGTGGTGGTGCCGATCAGCCACGAACTCAGCTTCGCCGAAGGCGGCGCCATGCAAGTCGGCGATCGCCCCTGGCCGGAGCCCTACAGTCCGTCCATCGACCAGGTGATGCTCAACCTCGCCCAGCACTACGGTGCCCAGTGCGGCGTCATCGCCTTCAGCGGCATGGGCAGCGACGGCAGTGCCGCCGCCGCCTACGTGCGCCGCCAGGGCGCGCCGATCTGGACCCAGCGCGGCGACAGCTGCGCCTGCGCGAGCATGCCCGACAGCCTGCGCGAGGGCGGCTACAGCACGTTCAGCGCCGACCCCCGCGAACTGGCCCAGGCGCTGGTGAACCACCTGGCGGAGCAGTGCGCCTGA
- a CDS encoding chemotaxis protein CheW — protein sequence MSQAVANQNSANSLTGLLVPLSDRTLLVPNVAVAELIPYRAPQVSAGMPAWFLGQVAWRDLRLPLLSFEAASDGQPQVGAGARVVVLNALGGRGHVKFIALLVQGIPRSLKVDSDLPRAAVPLAPLELDAVQLGDDVARIPDLIALEQMLEDAGII from the coding sequence ATGAGCCAAGCCGTCGCCAACCAGAACAGCGCCAACAGCCTCACCGGCCTGCTGGTGCCGCTGTCCGATCGCACCCTGCTGGTGCCCAACGTGGCGGTGGCCGAGCTGATCCCCTATCGCGCGCCGCAGGTGTCGGCGGGCATGCCGGCCTGGTTCCTCGGCCAGGTGGCCTGGCGCGACCTGCGCCTGCCGCTGCTGTCCTTCGAAGCCGCCTCCGACGGCCAGCCCCAGGTCGGCGCCGGTGCCCGCGTGGTGGTGCTCAACGCCCTCGGCGGGCGCGGCCACGTGAAATTCATCGCCCTGCTGGTGCAGGGCATCCCGCGCTCGCTCAAGGTCGACTCCGACCTGCCCCGCGCCGCCGTGCCCCTGGCTCCCCTGGAGCTGGACGCCGTGCAACTGGGTGATGACGTCGCCCGCATCCCCGACCTGATCGCACTCGAGCAGATGCTCGAAGATGCGGGCATCATCTAG
- a CDS encoding 16S rRNA (uracil(1498)-N(3))-methyltransferase, translated as MRLSRFFIDAPLSLGQHALPEAQAHYIGRVLRLAVGDAVQLFDGSGQEYLGELVEVGKKTVSVELREAFTGQAESPLRVHLGQGLSRGERMDWAIQKATELGAAEITPIVSERCEVRLKDERADKRLAHWRQVAISACEQCGRSVLPVIHAPITLADWLVQARADLKLVLHPVAEPLASHAKPQTLAFLIGPEGGLSDAEVAQAQAAGFHSARLGPRVLRTETAPVVALSVAQQLWGDF; from the coding sequence ATGCGCCTCTCCCGCTTCTTCATCGACGCCCCTCTTTCCCTCGGCCAGCATGCGCTGCCCGAAGCCCAGGCCCACTACATCGGGCGCGTGCTGCGCCTCGCCGTGGGCGATGCCGTGCAGCTGTTCGACGGTTCCGGCCAGGAGTACCTGGGCGAGCTGGTCGAAGTGGGCAAGAAGACCGTGAGCGTCGAGTTGCGCGAGGCCTTCACCGGCCAGGCCGAGTCGCCGCTACGGGTGCACCTGGGCCAGGGGCTGTCGCGGGGCGAGCGCATGGACTGGGCGATCCAGAAGGCCACTGAGCTGGGCGCCGCCGAAATCACCCCCATCGTCAGCGAGCGCTGCGAAGTACGGCTGAAGGACGAGCGCGCCGACAAGCGCCTGGCCCACTGGCGCCAGGTGGCGATCAGCGCCTGCGAGCAGTGCGGCCGCTCCGTGCTGCCGGTGATCCATGCGCCCATCACCCTCGCCGACTGGCTCGTCCAGGCCCGGGCCGACCTCAAGCTGGTGCTGCACCCGGTCGCCGAGCCCCTGGCCAGCCACGCCAAGCCGCAGACCCTGGCCTTCCTCATCGGCCCCGAAGGCGGCCTCAGCGACGCCGAAGTCGCCCAGGCACAAGCCGCCGGCTTCCATTCGGCACGCCTGGGACCCAGGGTATTGAGGACGGAGACAGCGCCGGTGGTGGCGCTGAGCGTGGCGCAGCAGTTGTGGGGAGACTTTTAG
- a CDS encoding adenosylmethionine--8-amino-7-oxononanoate transaminase, translated as MGQNADWMQRDLAVLWHPCTQMKDHERLPVVPIRRGEGVWLEDFEGKRYLDAVSSWWVNVFGHANPRINQRIKDQVDQLEHVILAGFSHQPVIELSERLVKITPPGLDRVFYADNGSSGIEVALKMSYHFWRNQGREGKKRFVTLTNSYHGETIAAMSVGDVALFTETYKSLLMDTLKVPSPDCYLRPEGMCWEEHSRNMFAHMERTLAEHHAEVAAVIVEPLIQGAGGMRMYHPVYLKLLREACDRYGVHLIHDEIAVGFGRTGTMFACEQAGIAPDFLCLSKALTGGYLPMAAVLTSEAIYQGFYDDYQTLRAFLHSHTYTGNPLACAAALATLDIFEQDKVIEANRALSVRMAQSTAHLVDHPHVAEVRQTGMVLAIEMVQDKASRAPYPWQERRGLKVFQHALERGALLRPLGNVVYFLPPYVITPEQIDFLAEVASEGIDIATRDSVSVSVASDLHPNHRDPG; from the coding sequence ATGGGCCAAAACGCCGACTGGATGCAGCGCGACCTCGCCGTGCTCTGGCATCCCTGCACCCAGATGAAGGACCACGAACGCCTGCCGGTGGTGCCGATCCGCCGTGGCGAGGGTGTCTGGCTGGAAGACTTCGAGGGCAAGCGCTACCTCGACGCGGTCAGCTCCTGGTGGGTCAACGTCTTCGGCCACGCCAACCCGCGCATCAACCAGCGCATCAAGGACCAGGTCGACCAGCTCGAGCACGTGATCCTCGCAGGCTTCAGCCATCAGCCGGTGATCGAACTGTCCGAGCGCCTGGTGAAGATCACGCCCCCGGGCCTGGACCGCGTCTTCTACGCCGACAACGGCTCCTCGGGCATCGAGGTGGCGCTGAAGATGAGCTACCACTTCTGGCGCAACCAGGGCCGCGAAGGCAAGAAGCGCTTCGTCACCCTGACCAACAGCTACCACGGCGAGACCATCGCCGCGATGTCCGTGGGCGACGTGGCGCTGTTCACCGAGACCTACAAGTCGCTGCTGATGGACACCCTCAAGGTGCCCAGCCCCGATTGCTACCTGCGCCCCGAAGGCATGTGCTGGGAAGAGCACTCGCGCAACATGTTCGCCCACATGGAGCGCACCCTCGCCGAACACCACGCGGAGGTGGCCGCGGTGATCGTCGAGCCGCTGATCCAGGGCGCCGGCGGCATGCGCATGTACCACCCGGTCTACCTCAAGCTGCTGCGCGAGGCCTGCGACCGCTACGGCGTGCACCTGATCCACGACGAGATCGCCGTCGGCTTCGGCCGCACCGGCACCATGTTCGCCTGCGAGCAGGCCGGTATCGCGCCGGACTTCCTCTGCCTGTCCAAGGCCCTGACCGGCGGCTACCTGCCGATGGCGGCGGTGCTCACCAGCGAGGCCATCTACCAGGGCTTCTACGACGACTACCAGACCCTGCGCGCCTTCCTCCACTCGCACACCTACACCGGCAACCCGCTGGCCTGCGCCGCCGCCCTGGCGACCCTGGACATCTTCGAGCAGGACAAGGTGATCGAGGCCAATCGCGCGCTGTCGGTGCGCATGGCGCAATCCACCGCCCACCTCGTCGACCATCCGCACGTCGCCGAAGTGCGCCAGACCGGCATGGTGCTGGCCATCGAGATGGTCCAGGACAAGGCCAGCCGCGCGCCCTACCCCTGGCAGGAGCGACGTGGCCTCAAGGTCTTCCAGCACGCCCTGGAACGCGGCGCCCTGCTGCGCCCGCTGGGCAACGTCGTGTACTTCCTCCCGCCCTACGTGATCACCCCCGAGCAGATCGACTTCCTCGCCGAAGTGGCCAGCGAAGGCATCGACATCGCCACCCGCGACTCGGTGAGCGTCAGCGTCGCCAGCGACCTGCATCCGAACCACAGGGATCCTGGCTGA
- a CDS encoding flavin monoamine oxidase family protein — translation MSAAWLRTCALILLGVLSAVAQGKEKQPAAIVVGGGMAGLTAAYELQQQGWQVTLLEAKPSIGGRSGLASTEWIGSGKLQPTLHAYLKDFKLATVAAPDYVRTPGYLIAGRYFNEADLLKEAPTTIEGLKRFDKSLDDLAASIEDPLQPLVNTTLKTLDSISVARWLDKLALPPTARALVDQRIRSRYDEPSRLSLLYLAQQGRVYRGLPEGDLRAARLPGGSAALAQAFAKKIKTIKTNARVSAIVQDKDSVTVKVGGAGYSADYVVLAVPLPALDKISLTPSLSALQLRSLKDINYGWRDQMLLKFKKPVWGKSRLSGEVYSDQGLGMMWVEPALKGGANLLVNISGDNARLLQAFGDRQMVDQVLIRFDKLFPGAREQFSGYELRRYGKDSLVGGAYLAYGPGEISLYWRMWEKPLGRVIFAGEHTDALYPGTLEGALRSGQRAAGQARDLFAGKTLEPVEQVAVATPEAPAKAEAKDEKKGFFSRLFN, via the coding sequence ATGTCTGCTGCCTGGCTGCGCACCTGCGCGCTGATTCTGTTGGGAGTGCTCAGTGCGGTTGCGCAGGGCAAGGAAAAGCAACCGGCCGCCATCGTGGTCGGTGGTGGCATGGCCGGCCTCACCGCCGCCTACGAACTGCAGCAGCAGGGCTGGCAGGTGACCCTGCTGGAGGCCAAGCCGAGCATCGGCGGGCGCTCGGGCCTGGCCAGCACCGAGTGGATCGGCTCCGGCAAGCTGCAGCCGACCCTGCATGCCTACCTCAAGGACTTCAAGCTGGCGACCGTGGCCGCGCCTGACTACGTGCGCACCCCCGGCTACCTGATCGCCGGTCGCTATTTCAACGAGGCCGACCTGCTCAAGGAAGCACCCACCACGATCGAGGGGCTCAAGCGCTTCGACAAGAGCCTGGACGACCTCGCGGCCTCCATCGAGGACCCGCTGCAGCCGCTGGTCAACACCACCCTGAAGACCCTCGACTCCATCAGCGTGGCGCGCTGGCTGGACAAGCTGGCGCTGCCGCCGACCGCCCGCGCGCTGGTGGACCAGCGCATCCGCTCGCGCTACGACGAGCCTTCGCGCCTGTCGCTGCTCTACCTCGCCCAGCAGGGCCGGGTCTATCGCGGCCTGCCGGAAGGCGACCTGCGCGCCGCCCGCCTGCCTGGCGGCAGTGCGGCCCTGGCCCAGGCGTTCGCCAAGAAGATCAAGACCATCAAGACCAACGCGCGGGTCTCCGCCATCGTCCAGGACAAGGACAGCGTCACCGTGAAAGTGGGCGGCGCCGGCTACAGCGCCGACTACGTGGTGCTCGCCGTGCCGCTGCCGGCCCTGGACAAGATCAGCCTGACGCCGTCCCTGTCGGCCCTTCAGCTGCGCTCGCTGAAGGACATCAACTACGGCTGGCGCGACCAGATGCTGCTCAAGTTCAAGAAGCCCGTGTGGGGCAAGTCGCGCCTCTCCGGCGAGGTCTACAGCGACCAGGGCCTGGGCATGATGTGGGTCGAGCCCGCGCTCAAGGGCGGCGCCAACCTGCTGGTCAACATTTCCGGTGACAACGCCCGCCTGCTGCAGGCCTTCGGCGATCGGCAGATGGTCGACCAGGTGCTGATCCGCTTCGACAAGCTGTTCCCCGGCGCCCGCGAGCAGTTCTCCGGCTACGAGCTGCGCCGCTACGGCAAGGACTCCCTGGTGGGCGGTGCCTACCTGGCCTACGGCCCCGGCGAGATCAGCCTCTACTGGCGCATGTGGGAGAAGCCCCTGGGCCGGGTGATCTTCGCCGGCGAGCACACCGATGCGCTGTATCCGGGCACCCTCGAAGGCGCCCTGCGCAGCGGCCAGCGCGCCGCCGGCCAGGCCCGCGACCTGTTCGCCGGCAAGACGCTGGAGCCGGTCGAGCAGGTCGCCGTCGCCACGCCCGAGGCGCCGGCCAAGGCCGAAGCCAAGGACGAGAAGAAGGGCTTCTTCTCCCGCCTGTTCAACTGA
- a CDS encoding cytochrome b, translated as MQWRNTSNRFGLVSIVLHWGVALVVFGLFGLGLWMVGLDYYSGWYKTAPDIHKGIGILLFLVMLARVGWRFVSPPPPALPNHDRLTRLGSKLGHLALYLGLFAIMVSGYLISTADGRGIAVFGLFEVPATLTSIPDQEDVAGAIHEYLAWGLVIFAGIHALAALKHHFIDRDATLTRMFGRAAK; from the coding sequence ATGCAGTGGCGCAATACCTCCAACCGCTTCGGCCTCGTCAGCATCGTCCTGCACTGGGGCGTCGCCCTGGTCGTCTTCGGCCTGTTCGGCCTGGGGCTGTGGATGGTCGGCCTCGACTACTACAGCGGCTGGTACAAGACCGCCCCGGACATCCACAAGGGCATCGGCATCCTGCTGTTCCTGGTGATGCTCGCGCGGGTCGGCTGGCGCTTCGTCAGCCCGCCGCCGCCGGCCCTGCCCAACCACGACCGCCTGACCCGCCTGGGCTCCAAGCTCGGTCACCTGGCGCTCTACCTGGGCCTGTTCGCCATCATGGTCTCGGGCTACCTGATCTCCACCGCCGACGGTCGTGGCATCGCCGTCTTCGGCCTGTTCGAGGTGCCGGCCACCCTGACCAGCATCCCCGACCAGGAAGACGTCGCCGGCGCCATTCACGAGTACCTCGCCTGGGGCCTGGTGATCTTCGCCGGCATCCATGCGCTCGCTGCGCTCAAGCACCACTTCATCGATCGCGACGCCACCCTGACCCGCATGTTCGGGCGCGCCGCCAAATAA
- a CDS encoding YceI family protein — protein sequence MLKKSIAALTLGAALFAGQAMAADYAIDKQGQHAFVNFKISHLGYSWLYGTFKDFDGSFSFDAKAPEASKIKVTLQTASVDTNHAERDKHIKSGDFLNVSKNPTATFESTGVKSTGNGTADVTGNLTLNGVTKPVVVKAKFIGEGDDPWGGYRAGFEGTTTLKLKDFDIQKDLGPASQEVELIISFEGVRK from the coding sequence ATGCTGAAGAAATCCATCGCCGCGCTGACCCTCGGTGCCGCCCTGTTCGCCGGCCAGGCCATGGCCGCCGACTACGCCATCGACAAGCAAGGCCAGCACGCCTTCGTCAACTTCAAGATCAGCCACCTGGGCTACAGCTGGCTGTACGGCACCTTCAAGGACTTCGACGGCTCCTTCAGCTTCGACGCCAAGGCGCCGGAAGCGAGCAAGATCAAGGTCACCCTGCAGACCGCCAGCGTCGACACCAACCACGCCGAGCGCGACAAGCACATCAAGAGCGGCGACTTCCTCAACGTGAGCAAGAACCCGACCGCGACCTTCGAGTCCACCGGCGTGAAATCCACCGGCAACGGCACCGCCGACGTGACCGGCAACCTGACCCTGAACGGCGTGACCAAGCCGGTCGTGGTCAAGGCCAAGTTCATCGGTGAAGGCGATGACCCGTGGGGCGGCTACCGCGCCGGCTTCGAAGGCACCACCACCCTGAAGCTGAAGGACTTCGACATCCAGAAGGACCTCGGCCCGGCTTCCCAGGAAGTCGAGCTGATCATCTCCTTCGAGGGTGTGCGCAAGTAA
- a CDS encoding DEAD/DEAH box helicase, protein MSFASLGLSEALVGAVEAAGYNQPTPVQQRAIPAVLQGRDLMVAAQTGTGKTGGFALPVLERLFPNGHPDKSHRHGPRQARVLVLTPTRELAAQVHDSFKVYARDLPLASACIFGGVGMNPQVQAVAKGVDVLVACPGRLLDLVGQGSIDLSHVEILVLDEADRMLDMGFIHDVKKVLARLPAKRQNLLFSATFSKDITDLAGKLLHNPERIEVTPPNTTVERIEQRVFRLPANHKRALLAHLVTVGAWEQVLVFTRTKHGANRLAEYLDKHGLPAAAIHGNKSQNARTKALADFKANSVRILVATDIAARGLDIDQLPHVVNYELPNVEEDYVHRIGRTGRAGRSGEAISLVAPDEEKLLKAIERLTKQRIPDGDMQGFDASTVEAERPDVRPPQPARQPRADRPKREGATPPAADGEGKPRKSRNRRGKGKGKEGENAQPAAGNNNQPQQARPARPPQPPRDRDPEEFLDDDVDNFGNRADYVSPYPDKTQSRNRRGGQGQGQGQGQNQGRSQGQGAGARGQGAGQGKARSGGGGSGQGAGNGQRRNGQGQGRGNGGGQGRRDEQRSSRSREEPAVQEPRKPQPKIIHKESKGDRFPTAEQLDQLSNSRPRGEKPALLTRNR, encoded by the coding sequence ATGTCCTTTGCCTCCCTCGGTCTCTCCGAGGCTTTAGTCGGTGCTGTGGAAGCAGCCGGCTACAACCAGCCCACTCCGGTGCAACAGCGGGCCATCCCCGCCGTGTTGCAAGGTCGCGACCTGATGGTTGCGGCACAGACTGGCACTGGCAAGACCGGCGGCTTCGCCCTTCCGGTTCTCGAGCGCCTCTTCCCCAACGGCCACCCGGACAAGTCGCACCGCCATGGCCCGCGCCAGGCCCGCGTACTGGTCCTGACCCCGACGCGCGAACTCGCCGCCCAGGTCCACGACAGCTTCAAGGTCTATGCACGTGACCTGCCGCTGGCCAGCGCCTGCATCTTCGGCGGTGTCGGCATGAACCCGCAGGTCCAGGCCGTGGCCAAGGGCGTCGACGTCCTCGTGGCCTGCCCCGGGCGCCTGCTGGACCTCGTGGGCCAGGGCAGCATCGACCTCTCCCACGTGGAAATCCTCGTGCTGGACGAAGCCGACCGCATGCTCGACATGGGCTTCATCCACGATGTGAAGAAGGTCCTCGCGCGCCTCCCGGCCAAGCGCCAGAACCTGCTGTTCTCGGCGACCTTCTCCAAGGACATCACCGACCTCGCCGGCAAGCTCCTGCACAACCCCGAGCGCATCGAAGTGACCCCGCCGAACACCACGGTCGAGCGCATCGAGCAGCGGGTGTTCCGCCTCCCGGCCAACCACAAGCGTGCCTTGCTGGCCCACCTGGTCACGGTCGGCGCCTGGGAACAGGTGCTGGTGTTCACCCGTACCAAGCACGGTGCCAACCGCCTGGCCGAGTACCTCGACAAGCATGGCCTGCCGGCTGCCGCGATCCACGGCAACAAGAGCCAGAACGCGCGCACCAAGGCCCTGGCCGACTTCAAGGCCAACAGCGTGCGCATCCTGGTCGCCACCGACATCGCCGCCCGCGGCCTGGACATCGACCAGTTGCCCCACGTGGTCAACTACGAGCTGCCCAACGTCGAGGAAGACTACGTGCACCGCATCGGCCGCACCGGTCGTGCCGGCCGTAGCGGCGAGGCCATTTCCCTGGTCGCCCCCGACGAAGAGAAGCTGCTCAAGGCCATCGAGCGCCTGACCAAGCAGCGCATCCCCGATGGCGACATGCAGGGCTTCGACGCCTCCACCGTGGAAGCCGAACGCCCCGACGTGCGCCCGCCGCAACCGGCCCGCCAGCCGCGTGCCGACCGTCCGAAGCGCGAAGGGGCCACCCCGCCCGCCGCCGACGGCGAAGGCAAGCCGCGCAAGAGCCGCAACCGCCGCGGCAAGGGCAAAGGCAAGGAAGGCGAGAACGCCCAACCGGCAGCCGGCAACAACAACCAGCCCCAGCAGGCTCGTCCGGCACGCCCGCCGCAGCCCCCGCGTGATCGCGACCCGGAAGAGTTCCTCGACGACGACGTGGACAACTTCGGCAACCGTGCCGACTACGTCAGCCCCTACCCGGACAAGACCCAGAGCCGCAACCGCCGTGGCGGCCAGGGGCAGGGCCAGGGGCAGGGCCAGAACCAGGGCAGAAGCCAGGGCCAGGGCGCCGGTGCGCGTGGCCAGGGCGCCGGCCAGGGCAAGGCCCGCAGCGGTGGCGGTGGTTCCGGCCAGGGCGCCGGCAACGGCCAGCGCCGCAATGGCCAGGGCCAAGGCCGTGGTAACGGTGGCGGCCAGGGTCGTCGCGACGAGCAGCGCAGCTCCCGCTCCCGTGAAGAACCCGCCGTGCAGGAGCCGCGCAAGCCGCAGCCGAAGATCATCCACAAGGAGTCCAAGGGTGATCGCTTCCCCACCGCGGAGCAGTTGGACCAGCTGTCCAACAGCCGCCCCCGTGGCGAGAAGCCGGCGCTGCTGACCCGCAACCGCTAA
- a CDS encoding substrate-binding periplasmic protein: protein MPAFRRLLALLLIACLGPLAQAGPLRIVTDPWAPYVFEEDGQARGLDLGAAEEVFRRLGVQVQWQFMPWKRCLTEMENGQADAILDIFMTAERRTLMHFAEEPLSHTEFVLFYDRSRPYPFTGLQDLQGLKVGVSPGYWYGDTAFRTSPLFTREPAPSHEANFGKLVRDRVDLVVNDRRAGLYLAERLGLSRQIAHHPLAVGEDALYIAFRRAPELQELARRFAEELRRFKEEPGYAALQARYLAPGQAVAARTPLSSR from the coding sequence ATGCCAGCATTCCGCCGCCTCCTCGCCCTGCTGCTGATCGCCTGCCTCGGCCCCCTTGCCCAGGCGGGGCCGCTGCGCATCGTCACGGACCCCTGGGCGCCCTACGTGTTCGAAGAGGACGGCCAGGCACGCGGCCTGGACCTTGGCGCCGCCGAGGAAGTGTTCCGCCGCCTGGGCGTGCAGGTGCAGTGGCAGTTCATGCCCTGGAAGCGCTGCCTCACCGAGATGGAGAACGGCCAGGCCGACGCGATCCTGGACATCTTCATGACCGCCGAACGCCGCACGCTCATGCATTTCGCCGAGGAGCCGCTGTCGCATACCGAGTTCGTGCTCTTCTACGACCGCTCGCGGCCCTACCCCTTCACGGGCCTGCAGGATCTGCAGGGCCTGAAGGTCGGCGTCTCGCCCGGCTACTGGTATGGCGACACGGCCTTCCGCACCTCGCCGCTGTTCACCCGCGAGCCCGCCCCCAGCCACGAGGCCAACTTCGGCAAGCTGGTGCGCGACCGCGTCGACCTGGTGGTCAACGACCGCCGCGCCGGGCTCTACCTCGCCGAACGGCTGGGGCTGTCGCGACAGATCGCCCACCATCCCCTGGCCGTGGGCGAGGACGCCCTCTACATCGCCTTCCGCCGGGCTCCGGAACTGCAGGAGCTGGCCCGGCGCTTCGCCGAGGAGTTGCGCCGTTTCAAAGAGGAGCCGGGCTACGCCGCGCTGCAGGCGCGTTACCTCGCGCCCGGCCAGGCGGTCGCGGCGCGAACGCCGTTGAGCAGTCGATAG
- a CDS encoding DUF3142 domain-containing protein: protein MIARALALLLALAILPGLAGERVDAADYDAFWVWSGVRSQAVLAEARTLYILQGQIDGPRQSGDPQARFIAQGMAVPRLSQGEVWVVYRAHTLRWTEPVYATLLAQLERWRRAGNPVVGVQIDFDARTLHLDGYADFLEQLRQRLPRQYRLGITGLLDWGSNGDPAVLNRLGKVLDEVVVQTYQGRHSIPDNARYLPRVARLQLPYRIGLVQGGEWKAPEYLEDSPWFRGYVVFLLNP from the coding sequence GTGATCGCCAGGGCACTGGCCCTGCTGCTGGCCCTGGCGATCCTTCCCGGCCTCGCCGGGGAGCGGGTGGATGCCGCCGACTACGACGCCTTCTGGGTCTGGAGCGGCGTGCGTTCCCAGGCGGTGCTGGCCGAGGCGCGCACACTCTACATCCTCCAGGGCCAGATCGACGGGCCGCGCCAGAGCGGCGACCCGCAGGCGCGCTTCATCGCCCAGGGCATGGCGGTGCCGCGCCTGTCGCAAGGCGAGGTCTGGGTGGTGTACCGCGCCCATACCCTGCGCTGGACCGAGCCCGTCTACGCCACCCTTCTCGCCCAGCTCGAGCGCTGGCGCCGCGCGGGCAACCCGGTGGTCGGCGTGCAGATCGACTTCGACGCCCGCACCCTGCACCTGGACGGCTACGCCGATTTCCTCGAGCAGCTGCGCCAGCGCCTGCCCCGCCAGTACCGCCTCGGCATCACCGGGCTGCTCGACTGGGGCAGCAACGGCGACCCGGCGGTGCTCAACCGCCTGGGCAAGGTGCTCGACGAGGTGGTGGTACAGACCTACCAGGGCCGCCACAGCATCCCCGACAACGCCCGCTACCTGCCCCGCGTCGCCAGGCTGCAGCTGCCCTACCGCATCGGCCTGGTCCAGGGCGGCGAATGGAAGGCCCCGGAGTACCTGGAAGACAGCCCCTGGTTCCGCGGCTACGTGGTGTTCCTGCTCAATCCCTGA
- the metF gene encoding methylenetetrahydrofolate reductase [NAD(P)H] encodes MSQERRYSFEFFPTKTEAGHEKLLNTARQLATYKPDFFSCTYGAGGSTRDRTLNTVLQLDGDVKVPTAPHLSCVGDSKADLRSLLEQYKAAGITRIVALRGDLPSGMGMASGELRHANELVEFIRAETGDHFHIEVAAYPEVHPQARNFEDDLANFARKAKAGADSAITQYFFSADCYFYFVDRVRKLGVDLPIVPGIMPITNYSKLARFSDACGAEIPRWVRKQLEAYGDDLESIQAFGEQVVSEMCERLLQGGAPGLHFYTLNQAEPSLAIWNNLKLPR; translated from the coding sequence ATGTCTCAAGAACGCCGCTACAGCTTCGAGTTCTTCCCTACCAAGACCGAAGCCGGGCATGAAAAACTGCTGAACACCGCGCGTCAGCTGGCCACCTACAAGCCGGACTTCTTCTCCTGCACCTACGGTGCCGGTGGCTCGACCCGCGACCGTACCCTCAACACCGTGCTGCAGCTCGATGGCGACGTGAAGGTGCCGACCGCGCCGCACCTCTCCTGCGTCGGCGACAGCAAGGCCGACCTGCGCAGCCTGCTCGAGCAGTACAAGGCCGCCGGCATCACGCGCATCGTCGCGCTGCGCGGCGACCTGCCCTCGGGCATGGGCATGGCCAGCGGCGAGCTGCGCCACGCCAACGAACTGGTCGAGTTCATCCGCGCCGAGACGGGCGATCACTTCCACATCGAAGTCGCCGCCTACCCGGAAGTACACCCCCAGGCACGCAACTTCGAAGACGACCTGGCCAACTTCGCCCGCAAGGCGAAAGCCGGCGCCGACAGCGCCATCACCCAGTACTTCTTCAGCGCCGACTGCTACTTCTACTTCGTCGACCGCGTACGCAAGCTGGGCGTGGACCTGCCGATCGTCCCGGGCATCATGCCGATCACCAACTACAGCAAGCTGGCGCGCTTCTCCGATGCCTGCGGCGCCGAGATCCCGCGCTGGGTCCGCAAGCAGCTGGAAGCCTACGGCGACGACCTGGAAAGCATCCAGGCCTTCGGCGAGCAGGTGGTCAGCGAGATGTGCGAGCGCCTGCTCCAGGGTGGCGCACCGGGGCTGCACTTCTACACCCTGAACCAGGCCGAACCCAGCCTGGCCATCTGGAACAACCTCAAACTGCCACGTTGA